AACTCAAAGCGGTCCCTGGGCACGCCCATGGCCTGGGTGTAGCGCTTCACCTCGGCGATGAGGCGGGGGTCGTGGGTGGCGAAGGCCACGTAAAGCCCCTCCTTGAGCGCCAGCTTCCCCAAGTGCAAAAACTCGGCGTCAATGAGGCGCTTGTCCTGGAAGGCCACCTCCTTGGGCTCCCGGTAAGCGCCTTTCACCAGGCGGAGGTTGGGCCGGTAGGGGAGAAGGTCCAGGAGGTCTTTTTCCGTGCGGTAGAGGTAGCTTTGCAAGACCACCCCCACCCCGGTAAACCCTTCTTCCCGCAAGGCCTTGTAGAGGCGCAAGGTGGCGTCCACCCTGGGGGAATCCTCCATGTCCAGGCGCACGAAGACCCCCCTGGGCTCGGCCTCGCGGAGGATGCCCCGCAAAAGCTCCAGGGCCAAGGTCTCGGAGAGATCCAAACCCAGCTGGGTGAGCTTCAAGGAAACGTACTTGGGCCATGGGCGCTCGGATATTTTGCGGACCAGCTCCAGGATGCCCGCCTGGAAGCCCCGGGCCTCCTCCTCGCTACGGACCATCTCCCCCAGGAGGTCCAAGATGGCGTGCACCCCCTCGGCCTCCAGCCGCTCCGCCGCCTGGAGGGCCTCCTCCAGGCTCTCCCCCGCCACGTAGCGGCGCACCAGGCTCCTGGCCCTGCCCTTGATGAGGGCCTCCACCTTGGGGTTTCCCGCCACGGAAAGCACCGCCTGCCGATATACCATGTCCAGGTTCATACCCCTCCTTTCAGCCTGCCCACCACCAGGTCGCGGAAGCGCCCCACGTGGGCCTCCACCGCCCGCTTGGCCCCTTCCGGGTCGCGCCTTTTCAGGGCCTCGAGGATGGCCCAGTGTTCCTTGCGGGTGGTCTCCTCCTGGGAGAGGTTGGGCAGGGCGCTCCGCACCAGGGCCAGGCTGGAAAGCAGATCCTCGTAAAGGCGGTAAAGGGTCTTGTTCCCGGAAAGCCGCACCAGGGCCCGGTGGAACTCCAGGTCCCGGCGCATCTGCTCCGGGTAGTCCTCCCTAGGGGCCTCGTCGATGGCCTTGAGGCGCGCCTCCAGCTCCGCCAGCTCCCAAGGGGTGGCCCTCAGGGCCGCCTCCCGCGCCGCCTCCCCCTCTAGAAGGGCCCGCACCCCGTAGACCTCCTCCACCTCCTCCGGGCTGAAGGCCCGCACCCG
The nucleotide sequence above comes from Thermus tengchongensis. Encoded proteins:
- a CDS encoding GntR family transcriptional regulator; amino-acid sequence: MQTLGFRRPNQVREAVYRHLKDLLLSGRFAPGERLSEPLLAQELGVSRTPVREALMRLAEEGLVELVPGKGARVRAFSPEEVEEVYGVRALLEGEAAREAALRATPWELAELEARLKAIDEAPREDYPEQMRRDLEFHRALVRLSGNKTLYRLYEDLLSSLALVRSALPNLSQEETTRKEHWAILEALKRRDPEGAKRAVEAHVGRFRDLVVGRLKGGV
- a CDS encoding proline dehydrogenase, whose product is MNLDMVYRQAVLSVAGNPKVEALIKGRARSLVRRYVAGESLEEALQAAERLEAEGVHAILDLLGEMVRSEEEARGFQAGILELVRKISERPWPKYVSLKLTQLGLDLSETLALELLRGILREAEPRGVFVRLDMEDSPRVDATLRLYKALREEGFTGVGVVLQSYLYRTEKDLLDLLPYRPNLRLVKGAYREPKEVAFQDKRLIDAEFLHLGKLALKEGLYVAFATHDPRLIAEVKRYTQAMGVPRDRFEFQLLFGVRPEEQRRLAQEGYTVRAYVPYGTHWYPYLSRRIAERPENLFLVLRSLLGG